In Desulfobulbaceae bacterium, a genomic segment contains:
- the flgC gene encoding flagellar basal body rod protein FlgC produces the protein MDFLTAMKISGSALKAERTRANIASMNLANANTTRTIEGGPYKAKSVIFGAKRLEGSFQETYNSVSDKLRKVEVVKVVEDKTPFKEIYDPSHPDADANGIVKMPNVNVVEQMVDLMSARRDFEANVAALDSIKTMALRALDISR, from the coding sequence ATGGATTTTTTAACAGCTATGAAAATCAGCGGTAGCGCTTTAAAGGCCGAGCGTACCAGGGCGAATATTGCCTCAATGAATCTGGCGAATGCCAATACCACCCGAACAATTGAGGGTGGGCCATATAAAGCCAAATCGGTAATTTTTGGAGCCAAACGCCTTGAGGGCAGTTTTCAGGAAACCTACAACTCAGTATCCGACAAACTTCGTAAGGTTGAGGTGGTTAAAGTCGTCGAGGACAAAACACCTTTCAAGGAAATTTACGACCCCTCTCACCCTGATGCGGATGCTAATGGCATTGTTAAAATGCCGAATGTCAATGTCGTTGAACAGATGGTTGATTTGATGAGTGCCAGGCGTGACTTTGAAGCAAATGTTGCAGCGCTTGATTCCATAAAAACAATGGCACTCCGGGCATTGGATATCAGCAGATAA
- the flgB gene encoding flagellar basal body rod protein FlgB — protein MPFESKMFGGVISSGQIALNARLEKQGLIQSNIANIETPGYSSQDFSFESVMANALRGQGKLARTNAKHIQLDPVELSQSMEYKSDKRPVDLDEEMQKISENQLMYQVTAKMLAKKFEGLRAAIDEGGK, from the coding sequence ATGCCATTTGAAAGTAAGATGTTCGGTGGAGTTATCAGTTCTGGCCAGATCGCGCTTAACGCCAGATTAGAGAAACAAGGGCTGATTCAATCGAACATCGCTAATATTGAGACTCCGGGCTATAGCAGTCAGGACTTCTCTTTTGAATCGGTTATGGCAAATGCTCTGCGTGGGCAGGGAAAGCTTGCCAGAACGAATGCAAAACATATTCAGCTTGATCCTGTCGAGTTGTCACAAAGTATGGAGTATAAATCCGATAAAAGGCCTGTTGATCTGGATGAGGAGATGCAGAAGATTTCAGAAAATCAGCTTATGTACCAAGTCACGGCAAAAATGTTGGCTAAAAAGTTCGAAGGGTTGCGTGCTGCAATTGACGAAGGAGGGAAATAG